One Streptomyces sp. RPA4-2 genomic window carries:
- a CDS encoding aminotransferase class IV: MKIWLDGGLQDSESARVSVFDHGLTVGDGIFETVKAVEGRPFALTRHLDRLARSARGLGLPDPDRDEVRRACAAVLDADPMPLGRLRITYTGGHGPLGSDRGDRGPTLVVALGESARRPDSTAVITVPWTRNERGAVTGLKTTSYAENVVALARAREQGASEALFANTVGQLCEGTGSNVFVVLDGEIHTPPVASGCLAGITRALAVEWTGAKESDLPLDVLERADEIFLTSTLRDVQGVHRVDGRELPGAPGPVTAKAMRIFDERAGHDLDP; the protein is encoded by the coding sequence GTGAAGATCTGGCTCGACGGCGGGCTGCAGGACAGCGAGTCCGCCCGTGTCTCCGTCTTCGATCACGGACTGACCGTGGGCGACGGCATCTTCGAGACCGTGAAGGCGGTGGAAGGGCGGCCGTTCGCGCTGACCCGGCACCTCGACCGACTGGCCCGCTCCGCGCGCGGCCTCGGGCTGCCCGACCCCGATCGCGACGAGGTGCGCCGCGCCTGCGCGGCCGTCCTGGACGCCGACCCGATGCCGCTCGGCCGCCTGCGCATCACGTACACCGGCGGCCACGGCCCGCTCGGCTCGGACCGGGGAGACCGCGGTCCGACCCTGGTCGTCGCCCTGGGCGAGTCCGCGCGGCGCCCCGACTCCACCGCCGTGATCACCGTGCCGTGGACCCGCAACGAGCGCGGCGCCGTCACCGGCCTCAAGACCACCTCCTACGCCGAGAACGTGGTCGCGCTGGCCCGAGCGCGCGAACAGGGCGCGTCCGAGGCGCTGTTCGCCAACACGGTCGGGCAGCTGTGCGAGGGCACCGGGTCGAACGTCTTCGTCGTGCTCGACGGCGAGATCCACACCCCGCCGGTGGCCTCCGGCTGCCTCGCCGGCATCACCCGCGCGCTCGCCGTCGAGTGGACCGGCGCCAAGGAGTCCGACCTGCCGCTGGACGTCCTGGAGCGCGCCGACGAGATCTTCCTGACCTCCACCCTGCGGGACGTGCAGGGCGTGCACCGGGTCGACGGACGTGAACTCCCGGGCGCGCCCGGACCGGTGACGGCCAAGGCGATGCGGATCTTCGACGAGCGGGCCGGACACGACCTCGATCCGTAG
- a CDS encoding chorismate-binding protein, which yields MLDLPPLARFGGLVATGLLDVTGDPAALDSTGFWAVSADFEGRLVCARFADVRREPVPAPVPGRWRGPAAGDWTSSLDRAAYTRGVRRIRDDIAAGEVYQTNLCRVLSAPLAPDADLDALTALLARGNPAPYAGTVRLPRQGVEIATASPELFLRRTGRTVESGPIKGTGRTEADLLQKDYAENVMIVDLVRNDLGRVCATGTVTVPDLCAVEKHPGLVHLVSTVRGELREDAGWPELLAAAFPPGSVTGAPKASALHIIDALETAPRGPYCGGIGWVDADRGTAELAVGIRTFWADREEGVLRFGTGAGITWGSDPEGEWRETELKASRLLAVASGAFEVSEGILT from the coding sequence GTGCTCGACCTCCCTCCTCTCGCCCGCTTCGGTGGCCTCGTCGCGACCGGTCTCCTCGATGTCACCGGCGACCCCGCGGCCCTGGACTCCACCGGCTTCTGGGCCGTCTCGGCCGACTTCGAGGGGCGTCTGGTCTGCGCCCGTTTCGCCGACGTACGGCGCGAGCCGGTGCCCGCCCCCGTGCCCGGCCGGTGGCGCGGTCCGGCCGCCGGTGACTGGACGTCGTCCCTCGACCGCGCCGCGTACACACGGGGTGTCCGCCGCATCCGCGACGACATAGCCGCCGGCGAGGTCTACCAGACCAACCTCTGCCGCGTCCTGTCCGCGCCGCTCGCCCCCGACGCCGACCTGGACGCGCTGACCGCCCTGCTGGCCCGCGGCAACCCCGCCCCGTACGCCGGAACCGTCCGGCTGCCCCGGCAGGGCGTCGAGATCGCCACCGCCTCACCCGAGCTCTTCCTGCGCCGCACCGGCCGCACGGTCGAGTCCGGCCCCATCAAGGGCACCGGCCGCACCGAGGCCGACCTGCTGCAGAAGGACTACGCCGAGAACGTGATGATCGTCGACCTGGTCCGCAACGACCTCGGACGGGTCTGTGCCACCGGCACTGTGACCGTGCCCGACCTGTGCGCCGTCGAGAAGCATCCCGGGCTCGTCCACCTCGTCTCCACCGTCCGCGGCGAGCTGCGCGAGGACGCCGGCTGGCCCGAGCTGCTCGCCGCCGCCTTCCCGCCCGGCTCGGTCACCGGCGCCCCCAAGGCCAGTGCCCTGCACATCATCGACGCGCTGGAGACCGCCCCGCGCGGCCCCTACTGCGGGGGCATCGGATGGGTCGACGCGGACCGCGGCACCGCGGAACTCGCCGTCGGCATCCGCACCTTCTGGGCCGACCGTGAGGAGGGCGTCCTGCGGTTCGGCACCGGGGCGGGCATCACCTGGGGCTCCGACCCCGAGGGCGAATGGCGCGAGACCGAGCTGAAGGCGTCCCGACTGCTCGCTGTAGCGTCGGGAGCATTCGAGGTGAGTGAAGGGATCCTGACGTGA
- a CDS encoding zf-TFIIB domain-containing protein, whose protein sequence is MQCPKCHAPMHTYNRNGVQIEQCSGCRGIFLDYGELEALTRVESQWSQPAPPPPAAPQAYPSAPAPAWGAPHGGGGHGGGHYGGGHGGHHRHKSFGHMLFSS, encoded by the coding sequence ATGCAGTGTCCGAAGTGCCATGCGCCGATGCACACGTACAACCGCAACGGTGTCCAGATCGAGCAGTGCAGCGGCTGCCGCGGGATCTTTCTCGACTACGGCGAGCTGGAGGCGCTGACCCGCGTGGAGTCGCAGTGGTCGCAGCCCGCGCCGCCGCCCCCGGCCGCCCCGCAGGCGTACCCGTCCGCTCCCGCGCCCGCCTGGGGTGCCCCGCACGGCGGCGGTGGCCACGGTGGCGGTCACTACGGCGGCGGCCACGGCGGCCACCACCGTCACAAGAGCTTCGGGCACATGCTCTTCTCGTCGTGA
- a CDS encoding phosphotransferase family protein, producing MTADVLPALTTGARSAAHPTAGACAHRDSVLADRPDGTVVRHGDTVAKAHASGTDAAGLSRRLAVAAHPALAGILLAPLRPEPADLHGRPVSFWPYGIPVDPEVPEAAPWEAAAILLARLHRTPVPAGLPPMRGPVKAARAIARLRSAGPHPATAPVLRAWAGLPAWARAEAAMPGPATLCHGDLHLGQLVRHPAPAGHWLLIDVDDLGAGVPSWDLARPAAWYACGLLPPDDWTRFLTAYRGAAGPAVPADGDPWPALDVAARALTVQTAALAIAKSVAADRPLDEVQQAVIDACARMGAVPPQLAPGPTT from the coding sequence GTGACCGCAGATGTGCTGCCCGCCCTGACCACCGGGGCGCGGAGCGCGGCCCACCCCACCGCCGGCGCCTGCGCGCACCGGGACAGTGTCCTCGCCGACCGGCCCGACGGCACCGTCGTACGCCACGGCGACACCGTGGCCAAGGCCCACGCGTCCGGCACGGACGCCGCCGGCCTCTCCCGCCGCCTCGCGGTCGCCGCGCACCCCGCCCTGGCCGGCATCCTCCTCGCCCCGCTCCGTCCGGAGCCCGCCGACCTCCACGGGCGGCCGGTCAGCTTCTGGCCGTACGGCATCCCCGTCGACCCCGAGGTTCCCGAGGCGGCCCCCTGGGAGGCGGCCGCGATCCTGCTGGCCCGTCTCCACCGAACCCCCGTTCCGGCCGGCCTGCCGCCCATGCGGGGCCCCGTCAAGGCGGCCCGGGCGATCGCGCGGCTCCGGTCGGCGGGTCCGCACCCGGCCACCGCTCCGGTCCTGCGCGCCTGGGCGGGCCTCCCCGCCTGGGCCCGCGCCGAGGCGGCCATGCCGGGCCCGGCCACCCTGTGCCACGGAGACCTGCACCTCGGCCAGCTCGTCCGTCACCCCGCACCCGCCGGCCACTGGCTCCTCATCGACGTGGACGACCTCGGTGCGGGCGTCCCGTCCTGGGACCTGGCCCGCCCGGCCGCCTGGTACGCCTGCGGCCTTCTCCCGCCCGACGACTGGACCCGCTTCCTGACCGCCTACCGGGGCGCGGCAGGCCCGGCGGTCCCCGCCGACGGCGACCCGTGGCCCGCCCTGGACGTGGCGGCCCGCGCCCTCACGGTGCAGACCGCGGCCCTGGCGATCGCCAAGTCCGTCGCGGCGGACCGCCCGTTGGACGAGGTGCAGCAGGCCGTGATCGACGCGTGCGCCCGAATGGGAGCCGTCCCGCCGCAGTTGGCACCTGGTCCGACGACGTAG
- a CDS encoding serine/threonine-protein kinase: MDMAMMRLRREDPRVVGSFRLHRRLGAGGMGVVYLGSDRRGQRVALKVIRPDLAEDQEFRSRFAREVSAARRIRGGCTARLVAADLDAERPWFATQYVPGPSLHDKVAEEGPMAAADVAAVGAALSEGLVAVHEAGVVHRDLKPSNILLSPKGPRIIDFGIAWATGASTLTHVGTAVGSPGFLAPEQVRGAAVTPATDVFALGATLAYAATSDSPFGHGSSEVMLYRVVHEEPQLHGVPDALAPLVRACLAKDPEERPSTLQLSLRLKEIAAREAQGMTDVRPPAQRNDPDRPTGRLAEQYAEQPTQRRPQGTPPPRTGGTNGGGSRPAPSGSRPTPSRNTGRSGSRPAPRSGAGRQGPRTTGTGRRPANPRLLRQRLFVFVVVTLLVALGIAVAQGCQGPARGLDDGEGRQVVRVLRQERPSSWPAPTGDTRAARYGGFSGTAG, from the coding sequence ATGGACATGGCGATGATGCGCCTGAGGCGCGAGGACCCGCGTGTCGTCGGCTCGTTCAGGCTTCACAGACGGCTCGGCGCGGGTGGGATGGGCGTGGTCTACCTGGGCTCCGACCGTCGTGGGCAGCGGGTCGCGCTCAAGGTGATCCGGCCGGATCTGGCGGAGGATCAGGAGTTCCGGTCACGGTTCGCGCGCGAGGTCTCGGCGGCCCGGCGGATCAGGGGCGGCTGCACGGCCCGGCTCGTCGCCGCCGATCTCGACGCGGAGCGGCCCTGGTTCGCCACGCAGTACGTGCCGGGGCCCTCGCTGCACGACAAGGTCGCCGAGGAGGGCCCGATGGCGGCCGCCGACGTGGCCGCCGTGGGCGCCGCGCTCTCCGAGGGACTCGTGGCGGTGCACGAGGCCGGGGTCGTGCACCGCGACCTCAAGCCGTCCAACATCCTGCTGTCCCCGAAGGGGCCGCGGATCATCGACTTCGGTATCGCCTGGGCGACGGGCGCCTCCACTCTCACCCACGTCGGTACGGCCGTCGGCTCGCCCGGCTTCCTGGCGCCCGAGCAGGTGCGCGGCGCCGCCGTCACCCCGGCCACGGACGTCTTCGCGCTGGGGGCCACCCTGGCGTACGCGGCGACCTCCGACTCGCCCTTCGGACACGGCAGTTCCGAAGTGATGCTCTATCGGGTGGTGCACGAGGAACCGCAGCTGCACGGCGTGCCCGACGCACTGGCTCCGCTCGTCCGGGCCTGTCTCGCCAAGGACCCCGAGGAGCGCCCCAGCACGCTCCAACTGTCCTTGCGGCTCAAGGAGATCGCGGCTCGCGAGGCACAGGGCATGACGGACGTCCGGCCGCCCGCGCAGCGCAACGACCCCGACCGGCCCACGGGGCGCCTCGCCGAGCAGTACGCCGAGCAGCCCACCCAGCGCCGCCCGCAGGGCACTCCCCCGCCGCGCACCGGCGGGACGAACGGCGGCGGTTCCCGGCCCGCGCCGTCGGGTTCGCGCCCCACGCCCTCCCGGAACACCGGGCGCTCCGGCAGCCGGCCCGCGCCCCGCAGCGGTGCCGGGCGGCAGGGGCCGCGGACCACCGGGACCGGGCGCCGGCCCGCCAACCCGCGGCTGCTGCGGCAGCGCCTGTTCGTGTTCGTCGTGGTGACGCTGCTCGTCGCCCTGGGCATCGCGGTGGCGCAGGGCTGCCAGGGTCCGGCGCGGGGGCTCGACGACGGGGAGGGGCGCCAGGTCGTACGGGTCCTCCGGCAGGAGCGGCCGTCGTCCTGGCCCGCGCCCACCGGGGACACCAGGGCCGCGCGGTACGGGGGCTTCAGCGGGACGGCCGGCTAG
- a CDS encoding RNA methyltransferase: protein MADLITIENPDDPRLRDYTGLTDVELRRKREPAEGLFIAEGEKVIRRAKDAGYEMRSMLLSAKWVDVMRDVIDELPAPVYAVSPELAEQVTGYHVHRGALASMQRKPLPTADELLGSARRVVVMEAVNDHTNIGAIFRSAAALGMDAVLLSPDCADPLYRRSVKVSMGAVFSVPYARLDSWPRGLESVREAGFTLLALTPDEKARSLDEAAPHRMERVALMLGAEGDGLSTKALMAADEWVRIPMARGVDSLNVGAAAAVAFYAVATGRPGV, encoded by the coding sequence GTGGCCGATCTCATCACCATCGAGAACCCCGACGACCCTCGTCTGCGCGACTACACGGGCCTGACCGACGTGGAACTGCGCCGAAAGCGCGAACCCGCCGAAGGCCTGTTCATCGCCGAGGGCGAGAAGGTCATCAGACGGGCCAAGGACGCCGGATACGAGATGCGCTCCATGCTCCTGTCCGCCAAGTGGGTCGACGTCATGCGCGATGTCATCGACGAACTGCCGGCCCCGGTCTACGCGGTCAGCCCGGAGCTCGCCGAGCAGGTCACCGGCTACCACGTGCACCGCGGCGCGCTCGCCTCCATGCAGCGCAAACCATTGCCGACGGCGGACGAACTCCTGGGGTCCGCCCGGCGGGTGGTCGTCATGGAGGCGGTCAACGACCACACCAACATCGGCGCGATCTTCCGCTCCGCCGCCGCCCTCGGCATGGACGCGGTCCTCCTCTCCCCGGACTGCGCCGACCCGCTCTACCGCCGCTCCGTGAAGGTCTCCATGGGCGCGGTCTTCTCCGTCCCGTACGCGCGTCTCGACAGCTGGCCCAGGGGCCTGGAGTCGGTCCGTGAGGCCGGCTTCACGCTGCTCGCCCTCACCCCGGACGAGAAGGCGCGTTCCCTCGACGAGGCGGCCCCGCACCGGATGGAACGGGTCGCGCTGATGCTCGGCGCGGAGGGCGACGGCCTGTCCACGAAGGCCCTGATGGCGGCGGACGAATGGGTCCGCATCCCGATGGCGCGCGGCGTCGACTCCCTCAACGTGGGTGCGGCGGCCGCGGTCGCGTTCTACGCGGTGGCGACGGGACGCCCCGGCGTCTGA
- the cobA gene encoding uroporphyrinogen-III C-methyltransferase has translation MAEHPAYPVGLRLTGRRVVVLGGGQVAQRRLPALIAAGADVHLVSPEATPSVEAMADAGEITWTRRRYEDGDLAGAWYALIATSDPGASAAASAEAERHRVWCVRSDDADAATAWTPATGHSEGVTVAVLTTDARGRDPRHTAAIRDAVVEGLRDGTLVAPHHRTRAPGVALVGGGPGDPDLITVRGRRLLAEADVVIADRLGPRDLLAELPPHVEVIDAAKIPYGRYMAQEAINNALIEHAKQGKSVVRLKGGDPFVFGRGMEEAQALAAAGIACTVVPGISSSISVPGAAGIPVTHRGVAHEFTVVSGHVAPGDARSLVDWPALAALRGTLVVLMGVDKIGRIAETLMAHGKPADTPVALVQEGTTAAQRRVDATLATVAETVVAQDVKPPAVIVVGEVVNVGPGEPVRPAPDVSE, from the coding sequence ATGGCCGAACACCCCGCCTACCCCGTAGGTCTCCGCCTCACCGGCCGCCGCGTGGTCGTCCTCGGCGGCGGCCAGGTGGCCCAGCGCCGTCTCCCCGCGCTCATCGCCGCGGGCGCGGACGTCCACCTCGTGTCACCGGAGGCGACGCCCTCCGTCGAGGCGATGGCGGACGCGGGCGAGATCACCTGGACCAGGCGTCGCTACGAGGACGGCGACCTCGCCGGTGCCTGGTACGCCCTGATCGCCACCAGCGATCCCGGGGCGAGCGCGGCGGCCTCCGCCGAGGCGGAACGGCACCGCGTCTGGTGCGTCCGCTCCGACGACGCCGACGCGGCGACGGCCTGGACCCCGGCGACGGGGCACAGCGAGGGCGTGACGGTCGCGGTCCTCACGACGGACGCGCGGGGCCGCGATCCCCGGCACACGGCGGCGATCCGCGACGCGGTGGTCGAGGGACTCCGCGACGGGACCCTGGTGGCGCCGCACCACCGCACCCGTGCCCCGGGTGTCGCCCTGGTCGGTGGCGGCCCCGGTGACCCGGACCTGATCACGGTCCGCGGCCGCCGTCTGCTCGCCGAGGCCGACGTGGTCATCGCCGACCGCCTCGGCCCGCGCGACCTGCTGGCCGAACTCCCGCCGCATGTCGAGGTCATCGACGCGGCGAAGATCCCGTACGGCCGGTACATGGCCCAGGAAGCGATCAACAACGCGTTGATCGAGCACGCGAAACAGGGCAAGTCCGTCGTCCGTCTCAAGGGCGGCGACCCCTTCGTCTTCGGCCGTGGCATGGAGGAGGCCCAGGCGCTCGCGGCGGCGGGCATCGCCTGCACCGTGGTCCCCGGCATCTCCAGCTCGATCTCCGTGCCCGGTGCGGCCGGTATCCCGGTCACCCACCGGGGTGTCGCGCATGAGTTCACCGTGGTGAGCGGTCATGTCGCCCCCGGCGACGCACGCTCCCTCGTCGACTGGCCGGCCCTCGCCGCCCTGCGGGGCACACTCGTCGTCCTCATGGGCGTCGACAAGATCGGCCGGATCGCCGAGACCCTGATGGCCCACGGCAAGCCGGCCGACACCCCCGTCGCCCTGGTCCAGGAGGGCACGACCGCCGCGCAGCGCAGGGTCGACGCGACCCTGGCGACGGTCGCCGAGACCGTCGTCGCGCAGGACGTGAAGCCGCCCGCGGTGATCGTCGTCGGCGAGGTCGTGAACGTGGGCCCGGGAGAACCGGTACGGCCGGCTCCGGACGTATCCGAGTAA
- the cobT gene encoding nicotinate-nucleotide--dimethylbenzimidazole phosphoribosyltransferase, with amino-acid sequence MTDTGQVPGEGLPENAGMVEQPGAPAPDAYTFLDPSENHAEDDDLLLMPGAQGAWGNEVGPPAPQPLVHEPGPHETAGRDSGSVDLSAVRGAGSVPAAQPVVPRRPLHLGPPTPDVSAGPVRSLADRGPASAPLATPAHAMNPATPVRHAGPATVGPEYLDVPQLSEIPPQGAVPWGAPPAGPGPTAEETVVPGAGQGSEAGFTAGPETAFGAAPTYDEASGTAESPLAHQAVEEAGHRHTGLASPLDADADADVDLAAADAALAAPEADRTAEPAQEHLAQAGPEAAQGPEATHTPDPRVPETPDADAFAAAGDASHTEPTADDDAAEQVPDAHVSGPVAAPAGVPVDEGDLTPEQAFQSVQDEAAQDRLAQDEAAHQDQAAHPVAPAGGDPSVHLADPAGHLTDQGVHFAGQAVPFVEQAAHAAEQAARFPDRAVRFVDAGVHIPESADRFAHVAAGGRAGGAEGGFAEAAQPASAPHPQVPSLAPEPAEARTPAADDSYGRAVPGAGAFPVQAAQFAPPAEAHAAFAEAAPGVPGGVAAHGEASHPPANQPHDGASHAANPSHDEDLHGEARDEAGFRNVSTDPSADDSLGRFVPVDGQVPTTPHLAPTPPHAMTVPPLPTQEWLPADAPAHEQAPAFDGPPEAAPGGITEAPAHQEEHAAPVPAPREAEAPPVPEPLDADPEPVVAQQAEDLDTQVADQEESTAAVEDVRESTGPAAPGYDDAEREAVLRVMRERRDIRNGFRNDPIPHDVLLRVLEAAHTAPSVGHSQPWDFVVIRSAETRRTMHELAARQREAYAKSLPKGRAKQFKELKIEAILDTPVNIVVTADPTRGGRHTLGRHTQPQMAPYSSALAVQNLWLAARAEGLGVGWVSFFDEREMVRALGLPEHLDVVAYLCVGYVDEFPEEPELMQAGWSKRRPLSWVVHEETYGRRALPGEEPHDLLAETVSNIRPLDAKALGEAWERQKRMTKPAGALGMLEIISAQLSGLSRMCPPPIPEPAAVAIFAGDHGVHAQGVTPWPQEVTAQMVANFLGGGAVCNAFANQVGAEVCVVDVGVASDLPATPGLLPRKVRAGTADMTTGPAMTREEVTAAIEVGIETARDLVAAGNKALLTGEMGIANTTASAALISVFTGADPSEVTGRGTGINDETLARKTEVVRRAIELHQPDPADPIGVLAAIGGLEHAAMVGLLLGGASLRTPVILDGVSAGAAALVARAVAPEVLAACIAGHRSAEPGHVAALNKLGLRPLIDLDLRLGEGTGALLALPVVQSAARAMHEVATFDSAGVTEK; translated from the coding sequence ATGACCGACACCGGCCAGGTCCCGGGCGAGGGACTGCCGGAGAACGCAGGCATGGTGGAGCAGCCGGGCGCCCCCGCCCCGGACGCGTACACCTTCCTCGACCCCTCCGAGAACCACGCCGAGGACGACGACCTGCTCCTCATGCCGGGTGCCCAGGGCGCCTGGGGCAACGAGGTGGGCCCGCCGGCCCCCCAGCCCCTCGTCCACGAACCGGGTCCGCACGAGACCGCCGGCCGGGACAGCGGTTCGGTCGACCTCAGCGCCGTCCGCGGGGCCGGGTCCGTACCCGCCGCGCAGCCGGTCGTGCCGCGCCGCCCACTGCACCTCGGCCCGCCGACCCCGGACGTCTCCGCCGGACCGGTGCGCTCGCTCGCCGACCGCGGACCCGCCTCCGCACCGCTCGCCACCCCCGCCCACGCGATGAACCCCGCGACCCCGGTCCGGCACGCCGGTCCTGCGACGGTGGGTCCCGAGTACCTCGACGTGCCGCAGCTCTCCGAGATCCCGCCGCAGGGCGCGGTGCCCTGGGGGGCGCCGCCCGCCGGTCCCGGGCCGACGGCTGAAGAAACGGTCGTCCCGGGCGCGGGGCAGGGCTCCGAGGCCGGCTTCACCGCCGGACCGGAGACGGCGTTCGGGGCGGCGCCGACGTATGACGAAGCGTCGGGTACCGCGGAGTCCCCCCTGGCGCACCAGGCCGTCGAAGAGGCCGGGCACAGGCACACAGGACTCGCGTCGCCTCTCGACGCAGACGCAGACGCCGACGTCGACCTGGCGGCCGCGGACGCGGCTCTCGCGGCACCGGAGGCCGACCGCACGGCCGAGCCGGCACAGGAGCACCTCGCGCAGGCGGGTCCGGAGGCCGCGCAGGGCCCCGAGGCCACCCACACGCCGGACCCCCGGGTCCCGGAGACCCCCGACGCCGACGCGTTCGCGGCGGCCGGCGACGCTTCGCACACGGAGCCGACGGCGGACGACGATGCCGCCGAGCAGGTGCCCGACGCCCACGTGTCCGGACCCGTGGCCGCTCCGGCAGGGGTTCCCGTGGACGAAGGGGACCTGACGCCCGAGCAGGCGTTCCAGTCCGTCCAGGACGAGGCCGCGCAGGACCGCCTCGCTCAGGACGAGGCCGCCCACCAGGACCAGGCGGCTCACCCGGTCGCCCCGGCCGGCGGTGACCCGTCCGTCCATCTCGCCGACCCGGCGGGCCACCTCACCGATCAGGGCGTGCACTTCGCGGGCCAAGCCGTCCCCTTCGTCGAGCAGGCCGCCCACGCGGCCGAGCAGGCGGCGCGGTTCCCGGACCGCGCCGTCCGGTTCGTCGACGCCGGTGTCCACATCCCGGAATCGGCGGACCGGTTCGCGCACGTCGCGGCAGGTGGCCGAGCGGGCGGGGCGGAGGGCGGATTCGCGGAGGCCGCGCAGCCCGCGTCCGCCCCGCACCCCCAGGTTCCCTCCCTGGCACCCGAGCCCGCCGAAGCGCGGACACCGGCCGCGGACGACTCGTACGGCCGGGCGGTGCCCGGTGCCGGCGCCTTCCCGGTCCAGGCCGCCCAGTTCGCGCCCCCCGCCGAGGCGCACGCCGCGTTCGCCGAGGCCGCCCCCGGCGTCCCGGGCGGCGTCGCCGCGCACGGCGAGGCGTCCCACCCGCCCGCGAACCAGCCGCACGACGGGGCGTCCCACGCGGCGAACCCGTCGCACGACGAGGACCTCCACGGCGAGGCGCGGGACGAGGCCGGCTTCCGGAACGTTTCCACGGACCCCTCGGCGGACGACTCGCTCGGCCGGTTCGTGCCCGTCGACGGACAGGTGCCGACGACCCCGCACCTCGCCCCGACCCCGCCGCACGCCATGACCGTGCCGCCGCTGCCCACGCAGGAGTGGCTCCCGGCCGACGCGCCCGCCCACGAGCAGGCCCCGGCCTTCGACGGCCCGCCGGAGGCCGCGCCCGGAGGGATCACGGAGGCTCCCGCCCACCAGGAGGAGCACGCGGCCCCGGTGCCCGCACCCCGCGAGGCGGAGGCGCCCCCCGTGCCGGAGCCGCTCGACGCGGACCCGGAGCCCGTAGTCGCACAGCAAGCGGAGGACCTGGACACCCAGGTCGCCGACCAGGAAGAGAGCACGGCCGCAGTGGAAGACGTACGAGAGTCCACCGGCCCGGCGGCCCCCGGCTACGACGACGCGGAACGCGAGGCGGTCCTGCGCGTGATGCGCGAGCGCCGCGACATCCGCAACGGCTTCCGCAACGACCCGATCCCGCACGACGTCCTGCTGCGGGTCCTGGAGGCCGCGCACACCGCGCCGTCCGTGGGCCACTCCCAGCCCTGGGACTTCGTCGTCATCCGTTCCGCCGAGACCCGCCGCACGATGCACGAACTGGCGGCCCGCCAGCGCGAGGCGTACGCCAAGTCGCTGCCCAAGGGCCGTGCCAAGCAGTTCAAGGAACTGAAGATCGAGGCGATCCTCGACACCCCGGTGAACATCGTCGTCACCGCCGACCCGACCCGCGGCGGCCGCCACACCCTGGGCCGGCACACCCAGCCGCAGATGGCCCCCTACTCGTCCGCGCTCGCCGTCCAGAACCTGTGGCTCGCGGCGCGCGCCGAGGGCCTCGGTGTCGGCTGGGTCAGTTTCTTCGACGAGCGCGAGATGGTCCGCGCCCTCGGACTGCCCGAACACCTGGACGTCGTGGCGTATCTCTGCGTCGGCTACGTCGACGAGTTCCCGGAGGAGCCCGAGCTCATGCAGGCGGGCTGGTCCAAGCGCCGTCCGCTGTCCTGGGTCGTGCACGAGGAGACGTACGGCCGACGCGCGCTGCCCGGCGAGGAGCCGCACGACCTGCTCGCCGAGACCGTCTCCAACATCCGCCCGCTGGACGCCAAGGCGCTCGGCGAGGCCTGGGAGCGGCAGAAGCGGATGACCAAGCCCGCGGGCGCGCTCGGCATGCTGGAGATCATCTCCGCGCAGCTGTCGGGTCTGTCCCGGATGTGCCCGCCGCCGATCCCGGAGCCCGCCGCCGTCGCGATCTTCGCCGGCGACCACGGTGTGCACGCCCAGGGCGTCACCCCGTGGCCGCAGGAGGTCACCGCCCAGATGGTGGCCAACTTCCTGGGCGGCGGCGCGGTCTGCAACGCGTTCGCCAACCAGGTCGGGGCGGAGGTCTGCGTCGTCGACGTGGGCGTCGCCTCCGACCTCCCCGCGACGCCGGGGCTCCTGCCGCGCAAGGTCCGCGCGGGCACCGCCGACATGACCACCGGTCCCGCGATGACCCGCGAGGAGGTCACCGCGGCGATCGAGGTGGGCATCGAGACGGCCCGCGACCTGGTGGCGGCCGGCAACAAGGCACTGCTGACCGGTGAGATGGGCATCGCCAACACCACCGCGTCCGCCGCCCTGATCTCGGTCTTCACCGGTGCCGACCCGTCCGAGGTGACGGGCCGGGGCACCGGCATCAACGACGAGACCCTGGCCCGCAAGACCGAGGTCGTGCGGCGCGCCATCGAACTCCATCAGCCGGACCCGGCCGACCCCATCGGCGTCCTCGCGGCCATCGGCGGCCTCGAACACGCGGCGATGGTCGGCCTGTTGCTGGGCGGTGCCTCGCTCCGTACGCCGGTGATCCTGGACGGTGTCAGCGCCGGCGCGGCGGCCCTGGTGGCCCGCGCCGTCGCTCCCGAGGTGCTCGCGGCCTGCATCGCGGGCCACCGCAGCGCGGAACCGGGCCATGTGGCGGCCCTGAACAAGCTGGGCCTGCGCCCGCTGATCGACCTCGACCTCCGCCTCGGCGAGGGCACCGGCGCCCTGCTGGCCCTGCCCGTGGTGCAGAGCGCGGCGCGCGCCATGCACGAGGTGGCGACGTTCGATTCCGCGGGGGTCACCGAGAAGTAG